From the genome of Geminocystis herdmanii PCC 6308, one region includes:
- the psb30 gene encoding photosystem II reaction center protein Ycf12/Psb30 has protein sequence MDFITNLFSGLDLQVILQLTSVGFILVAGPVIVFILYALRGDL, from the coding sequence ATGGATTTTATTACCAATCTTTTTAGCGGTTTAGATTTACAAGTTATTTTACAATTAACTTCTGTCGGTTTCATTTTAGTTGCAGGACCTGTAATTGTTTTTATTCTTTACGCATTGCGTGGAGATTTATAA
- a CDS encoding ComEA family DNA-binding protein, producing MNLSHRSIIKKIQSNPYYRFQSETEIKIAGELGIKIDANRASVDDWLRLPGISIIQARNLVEITNSGIHFLCLEDLASALGMSVLKIQCWESILYFAYYAKDSFYAPAKINPNNASLEQLKSIPNLDEEIAKKIMIDRASNGKYKHIADLQKRLNLDTDLAYHFMSYFQFSN from the coding sequence ATGAATTTATCCCATCGATCGATTATAAAAAAAATACAAAGTAATCCTTATTACCGTTTTCAATCGGAAACAGAGATAAAAATTGCTGGTGAATTAGGTATCAAAATTGATGCGAATAGAGCAAGTGTCGATGATTGGTTAAGACTCCCCGGCATATCGATTATTCAAGCTCGAAATTTAGTGGAAATAACTAATTCAGGCATACATTTTTTGTGTTTAGAAGATTTAGCTTCGGCTTTAGGAATGTCAGTATTGAAAATTCAGTGTTGGGAATCAATACTTTATTTTGCCTATTATGCCAAAGATAGTTTTTATGCTCCTGCAAAAATTAATCCGAATAATGCTAGTTTAGAACAATTAAAAAGTATTCCTAATTTAGATGAAGAAATAGCTAAAAAAATTATGATCGATCGAGCTAGTAATGGCAAATATAAACATATTGCAGACTTACAAAAAAGACTAAATTTAGACACAGATTTAGCTTATCATTTCATGTCTTATTTTCAGTTTAGTAATTAA
- the argB gene encoding acetylglutamate kinase, whose translation MEKDLKGSEYFLETEATRVRVLSEALPYIQKFAGRTIVVKYGGAAMKDSTLKEYVIRDIVFLASVGVRPVVVHGGGPEINTWLTKLGIEPQFKDGLRVTDAATMDVVEMVLVGRVNKELVTMVNNAGGKAVGICGKDGNLVQARSVDREKVGFVGEVMSVDISLVDSLVKSGYVPIISSVAADVDGQAHNINADTIAGEIAAALGAEKLILLTDTPGILQDFKDNSTLLYKLSIQDARDLIDQGVVGGGMIPKVTCCVRSLAQGVKAAHIIDGRIPHALLLEIFTDDGIGSMIVP comes from the coding sequence ATGGAAAAAGACCTTAAAGGAAGTGAGTATTTTCTCGAAACGGAAGCCACTAGAGTTAGAGTTTTAAGTGAAGCGTTACCTTATATACAAAAGTTTGCAGGACGCACGATCGTAGTTAAATATGGTGGTGCGGCTATGAAAGACAGTACTTTAAAGGAGTATGTGATTAGAGATATTGTCTTTTTGGCTTCTGTGGGAGTTCGTCCTGTAGTAGTTCATGGAGGGGGTCCTGAAATTAATACTTGGTTAACAAAATTAGGTATCGAACCTCAATTTAAAGACGGTTTAAGGGTGACAGATGCCGCTACTATGGATGTGGTAGAAATGGTATTAGTGGGCAGGGTGAATAAAGAATTGGTGACGATGGTGAATAATGCTGGAGGTAAAGCCGTTGGTATTTGTGGAAAAGATGGTAATTTGGTACAAGCTCGATCGGTCGATCGAGAAAAAGTTGGTTTTGTGGGAGAGGTGATGAGTGTTGATATTAGCCTTGTGGACTCTTTAGTCAAAAGTGGTTATGTGCCTATTATTTCTAGTGTAGCGGCTGATGTGGATGGTCAAGCACATAATATCAATGCCGATACCATCGCCGGGGAAATAGCCGCCGCTTTGGGGGCAGAAAAACTCATTTTATTAACGGACACCCCCGGTATTTTACAGGATTTTAAAGATAATTCTACTTTGCTTTATAAATTATCTATCCAAGACGCAAGGGATTTAATTGATCAAGGAGTTGTGGGCGGTGGTATGATTCCTAAAGTTACTTGTTGTGTTCGATCGTTAGCTCAAGGAGTGAAAGCGGCCCATATCATCGATGGAAGAATACCCCATGCGTTATTACTAGAAATCTTTACCGATGATGGTATTGGCTCGATGATCGTACCATAG
- a CDS encoding type II toxin-antitoxin system HicB family antitoxin: MQDYHINIFYSEEDQGYIADIPDLKFCSAYGDTPEEALQEVLIAKKAWLEVAKEKNKPIPLPKYTPIIYQIAG, encoded by the coding sequence ATGCAAGACTATCATATTAATATATTCTATAGTGAAGAAGATCAAGGCTATATTGCTGATATTCCTGATTTAAAATTCTGTTCTGCTTACGGAGACACTCCAGAAGAAGCATTACAAGAAGTTTTAATTGCTAAAAAAGCATGGTTAGAAGTTGCTAAAGAAAAAAATAAACCCATTCCTTTACCTAAATATACACCAATTATTTATCAAATTGCTGGATAG
- a CDS encoding AAA family ATPase: MISHILIGCPSSGKSTLANHIIQQDSNYQIVSTDNIRKQLFGDEKIQGDWQLIETEIFKQIDSYIQAGKPIIYDATNAKRWWRISLLEKLAKYNDINWIGWYLKTPLNLCLEWNQKRDRTVPDDVITNLYQSLRNFPPLPAEGFLAVYEIPFRDGKLEVNQFNNQLSKLHRVQVNRTNRTAHSKVKFHPYSRLLDFDRLFHLISLIIKYPNLGNLSQSNPELIREIFGEDIKFDSEIEEISAIITRKISPIYASPEALKKDLLWLEKMGIINQQNYLPLPEIEIVNIEDLVTHPYSDIEPFSRLIKTIHFIIHNPLRWEKKEGCLHSLIKAMQNEEVININCSDSIRKDIEKILKPFNILPDFTMKKGYFIGTGILSHTDLIQVFRLLEAQANSLSDPVALLVYETFKSRLGDARIAHPESYPIRAIYNKNIVDLNSLPNTSLVRKIDVLESSIASGKLLELNRFFGSAEFYQNDSENNEIDNNNYFLAYPLQIVFHNIGWYLGYECIEGKDKNLFKFERLDRLFLGKNINQSRSIKEQEKALNKLQQLYQASGGIFLGNNAKLQRQYLAHEVALLDRKHKKDAEIIIELWFNDYTFKFISEGTNRFPLKQMKMSPRLHKNNDKTPPFTLKNTEDKNFPNRFQVKLPLWSLEDIDLLRWIVGFGGQVKVINPPELVNKVKQIGEAISLLY, from the coding sequence ATGATTTCACACATTTTAATCGGTTGCCCAAGTAGCGGAAAATCAACTCTAGCTAATCATATTATTCAACAAGATTCTAATTATCAAATTGTCTCCACAGATAACATTAGAAAACAACTTTTTGGTGATGAAAAAATACAAGGAGATTGGCAGTTAATTGAAACAGAAATATTTAAACAAATTGACAGTTATATTCAAGCAGGAAAACCGATTATTTATGATGCCACTAACGCTAAAAGATGGTGGCGAATTAGTCTTTTGGAAAAGTTAGCTAAATATAACGATATTAACTGGATTGGTTGGTATTTAAAAACTCCTTTAAATCTTTGTTTAGAATGGAATCAAAAGCGCGATCGAACAGTGCCAGATGATGTTATAACTAATTTATATCAATCGTTAAGAAATTTTCCGCCTCTTCCTGCGGAGGGTTTTTTGGCGGTTTATGAGATACCTTTTCGAGATGGTAAATTAGAAGTTAATCAATTTAATAATCAACTGTCAAAATTGCATCGAGTACAAGTTAATCGCACTAATCGCACTGCTCATAGTAAAGTAAAATTTCATCCTTATTCAAGGTTACTAGATTTCGATCGACTTTTCCACCTCATCAGCTTAATAATTAAATATCCTAATCTCGGTAATTTATCACAATCTAACCCCGAATTAATTAGAGAAATTTTTGGAGAAGATATTAAATTTGATAGTGAGATAGAAGAAATTTCTGCCATTATTACCCGAAAAATTAGTCCTATTTATGCCTCACCAGAAGCCCTCAAAAAAGATTTACTTTGGTTAGAAAAAATGGGTATTATTAATCAACAAAATTATTTACCATTACCAGAGATTGAAATAGTAAATATTGAAGATTTAGTAACTCATCCTTACTCTGATATTGAACCATTTAGCCGACTCATAAAAACCATTCATTTTATTATCCATAATCCCCTAAGATGGGAGAAAAAAGAAGGATGTTTGCACAGTTTAATCAAAGCCATGCAAAATGAAGAAGTGATCAATATTAATTGCAGTGATAGCATTCGCAAAGATATAGAAAAAATCTTAAAACCCTTTAATATTTTACCAGATTTTACCATGAAAAAAGGTTATTTTATCGGCACTGGAATTTTATCTCACACGGATTTAATTCAAGTTTTTCGCTTATTAGAAGCCCAAGCTAATAGTTTATCTGATCCTGTGGCTTTATTGGTGTATGAAACCTTTAAAAGTCGTCTAGGAGATGCTAGAATTGCTCATCCTGAAAGTTATCCCATCAGGGCAATTTATAATAAAAATATTGTAGATTTAAATAGTCTTCCTAATACTTCTTTAGTCCGCAAAATTGATGTCTTAGAAAGTTCGATCGCATCGGGAAAATTGTTAGAATTAAATCGCTTTTTTGGTAGTGCAGAATTTTATCAAAATGACTCAGAAAATAATGAAATAGATAATAATAATTACTTTTTAGCCTATCCATTACAAATAGTTTTTCATAATATTGGATGGTATTTAGGCTATGAATGTATTGAAGGAAAAGATAAAAATTTATTCAAATTTGAGCGTTTAGATAGATTATTTTTAGGTAAAAATATTAATCAATCCAGAAGTATAAAAGAACAAGAAAAAGCCTTAAATAAATTACAACAACTATATCAAGCTAGTGGCGGAATTTTTCTGGGAAATAATGCTAAATTGCAAAGACAATATCTCGCTCACGAAGTGGCACTGCTCGATCGAAAACATAAAAAAGACGCTGAAATAATCATAGAATTATGGTTTAATGACTATACTTTTAAGTTTATTAGTGAAGGTACAAATCGATTCCCTTTGAAACAAATGAAAATGTCCCCTCGTCTTCATAAAAATAATGATAAAACACCACCTTTTACCCTCAAAAATACAGAAGATAAAAACTTTCCTAATCGTTTTCAAGTAAAATTACCTTTATGGTCATTAGAAGACATTGATTTATTACGGTGGATTGTCGGTTTTGGGGGGCAAGTTAAGGTAATTAATCCCCCCGAATTAGTAAATAAAGTTAAGCAAATAGGAGAGGCTATTTCTCTTTTATATTAA
- the psaM gene encoding photosystem I reaction center subunit XII — protein sequence MSISETQVFVALVIALIPGILAFRLATELYK from the coding sequence ATGTCTATTTCTGAAACCCAAGTTTTTGTAGCTTTAGTAATTGCTCTTATCCCCGGTATTTTAGCTTTTCGTTTAGCTACTGAACTTTATAAGTAA
- the aqpZ gene encoding aquaporin Z has protein sequence MKKYVAELIGTFWLVLGGCGSAVLAANFGGEGNPFGIAFVGVSLAFGLTVLTMAYSVGHISGGHFNPAVSFGLWAGKRFPSSELLPYIIAQVIGAILAGLIILIIASGAEGFALSGSNPLATNGYGNHSPGGYSLLSALIIEIVMTFIFLIIILGSTDRRAPAGFAPIPIGLGLTLIHLISIPVTNTSVNPARSTGVALVTGNIEIIGQLWLFWFAPILGAILAGYLYYSYFADAPSVPDEEMGS, from the coding sequence ATGAAAAAATACGTAGCTGAATTAATCGGTACTTTCTGGTTAGTATTAGGTGGTTGTGGTAGTGCCGTTTTAGCCGCTAATTTTGGCGGTGAGGGTAATCCTTTTGGTATTGCTTTTGTGGGAGTTTCTCTTGCCTTCGGTTTAACTGTATTGACAATGGCTTATTCTGTAGGTCATATTTCGGGAGGACATTTTAACCCGGCTGTTTCCTTTGGTTTATGGGCAGGAAAACGTTTTCCTAGTTCAGAATTACTACCTTATATTATTGCTCAAGTCATAGGGGCGATTTTAGCAGGTTTAATTATTTTAATCATTGCCAGTGGTGCAGAAGGTTTCGCATTAAGTGGCAGTAATCCTTTAGCCACCAATGGTTATGGAAACCACTCCCCCGGTGGTTATTCTCTGTTATCTGCTTTAATTATAGAAATAGTAATGACATTTATTTTTCTTATTATCATTTTAGGCTCAACGGATAGAAGAGCACCAGCAGGATTTGCACCGATTCCCATTGGTTTAGGATTAACATTAATTCACTTAATCAGCATTCCTGTTACAAACACTTCTGTAAATCCTGCCAGAAGTACTGGAGTTGCCCTAGTTACAGGTAATATAGAAATTATAGGACAATTGTGGTTGTTTTGGTTTGCCCCCATTTTAGGTGCTATTTTAGCAGGTTATCTTTACTATAGCTATTTTGCTGATGCTCCATCAGTGCCAGATGAGGAAATGGGAAGTTAA
- a CDS encoding YkgJ family cysteine cluster protein, whose product MTQWLCIENCGACCNLDPIDRPDLAEYLTESELELYMSMVGEDGWCLNYDQETRKCQIYLDRPRFCRVKPEVFEEMYDIPVEEFEEFAIDCCHQQIEGVYGEESEEIVNYRQQVA is encoded by the coding sequence ATGACTCAGTGGCTTTGTATTGAGAATTGTGGGGCTTGTTGTAATTTAGACCCGATCGATCGACCAGATTTAGCGGAATATCTCACAGAATCAGAGTTAGAGCTATATATGAGTATGGTGGGAGAAGATGGTTGGTGTCTTAATTATGATCAAGAAACCAGAAAATGTCAGATATATCTCGATCGACCTCGTTTTTGTCGAGTCAAACCAGAGGTTTTTGAGGAAATGTACGATATTCCAGTAGAAGAGTTTGAAGAATTTGCCATTGATTGCTGTCATCAACAAATTGAAGGAGTTTACGGCGAAGAAAGTGAAGAAATCGTTAACTATCGTCAACAAGTTGCTTAG
- a CDS encoding type II toxin-antitoxin system HicA family toxin, which yields MNKKKLLAKILEGSKNVKFSEFEILLKGFGFELARINGSHHIYNRDDIPEIINIQNKKGEVSPYQVKQFLALIEKYNLTLDKGE from the coding sequence ATGAATAAGAAAAAGTTATTAGCTAAAATACTAGAAGGAAGTAAAAATGTTAAATTTAGTGAATTTGAAATATTATTAAAAGGCTTCGGTTTTGAGTTAGCAAGAATTAATGGTAGTCATCATATTTATAATCGAGATGATATACCTGAAATTATTAATATTCAAAATAAAAAAGGAGAGGTTTCTCCCTATCAAGTCAAACAATTTTTAGCATTGATTGAAAAATATAATTTAACTTTAGATAAAGGGGAATAA
- a CDS encoding DUF2281 domain-containing protein: MINIQTQILKTLEKMPLSLQEKLLYYAEYLQEKYNQSNITQLNSSNVVNDCPVSWHETMIGQTIPISQLWEYLEKDKESENYNIC, from the coding sequence ATGATAAATATTCAAACACAAATATTAAAAACTTTGGAAAAAATGCCTCTATCTTTACAAGAGAAATTATTATATTATGCAGAGTATCTTCAGGAAAAATATAACCAAAGTAATATTACTCAATTAAATAGTAGTAATGTCGTTAATGATTGTCCTGTCTCTTGGCATGAAACGATGATAGGGCAAACTATTCCCATTAGTCAATTATGGGAATATTTAGAAAAGGACAAAGAATCTGAAAATTATAATATATGCTAA
- a CDS encoding TVP38/TMEM64 family protein, translating to MEIFEYINNFFNNFTESIELWGIWGVVGFIIIYIIATIFLIPGSALTLGAGLIFGILKGSILVSIASVTGATLSFLIGRYFLRSWVEKQIETQPKFTSIDRAVAKEGWKIVGLTRLSPLFPFVFLNYAFGVTKVSLKDYFFASWIGMLPGTIMYVYIGSIPKTALEATTGNTDTLRLILNIIGFIATVAVTIYITRIAKKALDDQQN from the coding sequence ATGGAAATTTTTGAATATATCAACAACTTTTTCAACAACTTCACCGAATCGATCGAACTTTGGGGAATCTGGGGAGTCGTGGGGTTTATAATTATTTATATCATCGCCACGATCTTTTTGATACCCGGTTCAGCCTTAACATTAGGGGCAGGGTTAATCTTTGGAATATTAAAAGGCTCTATCTTAGTATCGATCGCATCGGTAACAGGTGCAACCCTCTCTTTTCTAATCGGACGTTATTTTTTACGAAGCTGGGTAGAAAAACAAATAGAAACCCAACCTAAGTTTACCTCGATCGATCGGGCAGTAGCAAAAGAAGGCTGGAAAATTGTCGGCTTAACAAGATTATCTCCCCTATTTCCCTTCGTATTTTTAAATTATGCCTTTGGAGTGACAAAAGTATCCTTAAAAGATTATTTCTTTGCCTCATGGATAGGGATGTTACCCGGTACAATCATGTATGTTTATATCGGTTCAATACCGAAAACCGCCCTAGAAGCCACCACAGGAAACACCGATACATTGCGCTTAATCTTAAATATTATCGGTTTTATTGCTACCGTTGCAGTAACAATTTATATCACAAGAATAGCAAAAAAAGCTCTCGATGATCAACAAAACTAA
- the aspS gene encoding aspartate--tRNA ligase has translation MRSNYCGDLRLEHLDKIVTLFGWVDRRRDHGGVIFIDLRDRSGIVQIVSDPNRTPESYHNAESLRSEYVVKITGKVSKRPPESLNPKIPTGEIEIYATEISLLNAVGKQLPFQVSTVEDENVREDLRLKYRYLDLRRERMSSNLQLRHQVVKAMRRFLEDEQNFMEIETPVLTRSTPEGARDYLVPSRVNEGQWYALPQSPQLFKQLLMVSGFDRYYQIARCFRDEDLRADRQPEFTQLDMEMSFMSEHEIIELNEGLICHILKNVKNIDLPRPFPRITYAEAMNKYGSDRPDTRFGLELVDVSEIMQNSGFKVFADAVKKGGIVKVLPIPEGNDKISNVRIKPGGDLFTEATIAGAKGIAYIRVRENGEIDTIGAIKDNLTDEQKQILLEKTGAKPGHLLLFGAGETNIVNKSLDRLRLVIGEQLGLIDADKINLVWVTEFPMFEWNEDEKRLEALHHPFTAPNPNDLDDLSKARALAYDLVMNGVEIGGGSLRIYQREVQEKVFSTIGLSDEEAKNKFGFLLEAFEYGTPPHGGIAYGLDRLVMLLAKEDSIRDVIAFPKTQQASCLLTDAPADVDSKQLKELHIASTYKAK, from the coding sequence ATGAGAAGTAACTATTGTGGCGACTTACGCCTTGAACATTTAGATAAAATTGTAACTCTTTTTGGTTGGGTCGATCGACGTAGAGATCATGGAGGGGTAATCTTTATCGATTTGCGCGATCGATCTGGTATAGTGCAAATAGTCAGTGATCCGAACCGTACCCCTGAATCTTACCACAATGCGGAAAGTTTGCGCAGTGAATATGTGGTAAAAATTACGGGGAAAGTATCAAAGCGCCCTCCCGAATCCCTTAACCCCAAAATTCCTACAGGGGAAATCGAGATTTATGCTACAGAAATTAGTTTACTTAATGCCGTAGGTAAACAGTTACCCTTTCAAGTTTCTACGGTGGAAGACGAAAACGTTAGGGAAGATTTACGTCTCAAATATCGCTACTTAGATTTAAGACGGGAACGCATGAGTAGTAATTTACAGCTACGTCATCAGGTTGTTAAAGCAATGCGCCGTTTCCTTGAAGATGAACAAAACTTCATGGAAATTGAAACACCAGTACTAACTCGATCGACTCCAGAGGGTGCTAGAGATTACCTCGTACCGTCAAGGGTAAATGAAGGGCAATGGTATGCTTTACCTCAGTCTCCCCAGTTATTTAAACAGTTGTTGATGGTGTCAGGGTTCGATCGATACTACCAAATTGCAAGATGTTTCAGAGATGAAGACTTACGCGCCGATAGACAACCAGAATTTACTCAGCTTGATATGGAAATGAGTTTCATGTCCGAGCATGAGATAATTGAGCTTAACGAGGGTTTAATCTGTCATATCCTCAAAAATGTCAAAAATATTGATTTACCCCGTCCTTTCCCCCGTATAACCTACGCTGAAGCCATGAATAAGTACGGGAGCGATCGACCTGATACCCGTTTTGGTTTAGAATTGGTGGATGTGTCAGAGATTATGCAAAATTCGGGTTTTAAAGTCTTTGCGGATGCCGTGAAAAAAGGCGGAATTGTCAAGGTTTTACCCATTCCCGAAGGTAACGACAAAATTTCTAACGTCAGAATTAAGCCGGGGGGAGACTTATTCACCGAAGCCACCATTGCCGGAGCGAAGGGTATTGCCTATATTAGAGTCAGGGAAAATGGCGAAATCGACACCATTGGCGCGATTAAAGATAACCTCACCGATGAGCAAAAACAGATATTATTAGAGAAAACTGGGGCAAAACCCGGGCATTTACTCCTCTTTGGTGCAGGGGAGACAAATATTGTTAACAAATCCCTCGATCGACTAAGATTAGTCATAGGTGAACAACTAGGGTTAATCGATGCAGATAAAATTAACCTCGTTTGGGTGACAGAATTTCCGATGTTTGAATGGAATGAAGATGAAAAGCGCCTCGAAGCCTTGCATCATCCCTTCACTGCACCAAATCCTAACGACTTAGACGACTTGAGTAAAGCGCGCGCCTTAGCCTACGACTTAGTTATGAATGGGGTAGAAATCGGGGGGGGAAGTTTAAGGATTTATCAACGGGAAGTACAAGAAAAAGTATTCTCTACCATTGGCTTATCTGATGAAGAAGCAAAAAACAAATTCGGCTTTTTATTAGAAGCCTTTGAATATGGCACTCCTCCTCACGGCGGTATTGCCTACGGGCTCGATCGACTGGTAATGTTATTAGCAAAAGAAGACTCTATCAGGGATGTTATTGCTTTCCCCAAAACCCAACAAGCCAGTTGTTTGTTAACCGATGCACCCGCCGACGTTGATAGTAAACAATTAAAAGAGTTACATATTGCCTCTACCTATAAAGCAAAATAA
- a CDS encoding GUN4 domain-containing protein, with protein MTDSNQPNTIENVDKLDNTETRITQLEDKVTTLTNLVNQLQAQMILLPDVVRYGKLQQLLEKGDFRSADEETTHIMLEVTGQQRETLTPDNVAQYPCNSLRVIDQLWQKYSQEKFGFSVQLKTYYEVGGSIDTIRTQDTKILGQFADKVGWLDENQQPKFEDYDNWDFSLSSPNGCFPAHWWKSPYGLKMVTFFFSRLISCDLHN; from the coding sequence ATGACAGATAGCAATCAACCAAATACCATAGAGAATGTAGATAAATTAGATAATACAGAAACCAGAATTACACAACTAGAAGATAAGGTGACAACATTAACTAATCTTGTCAATCAACTTCAAGCACAAATGATCTTATTACCTGATGTAGTTAGATATGGGAAACTACAACAACTATTAGAAAAAGGGGATTTTCGATCGGCAGACGAAGAAACGACTCATATAATGTTGGAAGTCACAGGACAACAAAGAGAAACCTTAACCCCCGATAATGTAGCTCAATATCCTTGTAACTCATTGCGTGTAATTGATCAACTTTGGCAAAAATATAGTCAAGAAAAATTTGGTTTTAGTGTACAACTCAAAACCTATTATGAAGTGGGAGGAAGTATTGACACCATTAGAACACAAGATACTAAAATATTAGGTCAATTTGCGGATAAGGTGGGATGGTTAGACGAGAATCAACAACCTAAATTTGAAGATTACGATAATTGGGATTTTAGCTTATCTTCCCCCAATGGATGCTTTCCTGCCCACTGGTGGAAATCGCCCTACGGTTTAAAAATGGTGACATTTTTCTTTTCTCGTTTAATTTCCTGTGATTTACATAATTAA
- a CDS encoding shikimate kinase, with translation MPLAYLPFAYLHQTQIMPSPSISHLDLDTLAWEAQETPLRRSLSASVKDIKNFIHLHNNWIIEGCYGDLITEILPFINLLIFLNPDVDTCLNNAKNRAWESHKYKSLEAQNANLQFLEQWIKDYFDRQDEFSFSYHQQLFRSFSGKKIEYNHNWDNNLLKMIRNYHN, from the coding sequence TTGCCTCTTGCCTACTTGCCTTTTGCCTACCTTCACCAAACTCAAATTATGCCCTCGCCAAGTATATCTCACCTTGACCTTGATACTTTAGCATGGGAAGCCCAAGAAACCCCCCTTCGTCGTAGCTTATCTGCTAGTGTTAAAGACATTAAAAACTTTATTCACTTACATAATAACTGGATTATTGAGGGTTGTTATGGGGATTTAATCACAGAAATTTTACCTTTTATTAATCTGTTAATTTTTCTCAATCCTGATGTTGATACTTGTTTAAATAATGCTAAAAATAGAGCTTGGGAAAGTCATAAATACAAAAGTTTAGAGGCTCAAAATGCTAATTTGCAATTCCTAGAACAATGGATTAAAGATTATTTCGATCGACAAGATGAGTTTTCTTTCAGTTACCATCAACAATTATTTCGATCGTTCTCAGGTAAAAAAATAGAATATAATCACAATTGGGACAATAATCTATTAAAAATGATTCGGAACTATCATAATTAA